One Vigna unguiculata cultivar IT97K-499-35 chromosome 7, ASM411807v1, whole genome shotgun sequence genomic region harbors:
- the LOC114191666 gene encoding serine/threonine receptor-like kinase NFP: protein MTPLKIHHFLLLMFIFFFFFLLPSSHAQTPRQMNNTGFTCTGTRTCAAYAFYRASAPNFLDLAAVGDLFEVSRQMIATPSNISSVSSALVEDQPLFVPLSCSCNPVNATFGSLSYANISYTIQPNDTFFVVSTYKFNNLTTYPSVETVNPTLVATNLSIGQVTIFPVFCKCPDTNNTNYMISYVVQPEDNISSIASAFGVQEQAIIDVNNDTLYDYDTIFIPVEQLPSLSQPAVAPAAPPGGNGTESGSGSGRDRTGTVRGLGIGLGVVGLLLVLVSGVWLWREFVMKKRLGDEDEDVEGGKKKVYSGGKEGQKGGLDLKLMANVSDCLDKYRVFDIEELVEATDGFDERSLIEGSVYKGEIDGELFAIKKMKWNAYEELKILQKVNHGNLVKLEGFCIDQEEANCYLVYEYVENGSLYSWLHEERKEKLNWKTRLRIGIDIANGLQYIHEHTRPRVVHKDIKSSNILLDYNKRAKIANFGLAKSGMNAITMHIVGTQGYIAPEYLADGVVSTKMDVFSFGVVLLELISGKEAIDKEGNLLWASAMRTFEVESEQEKARRLREWMDKDILRETCSMESLMGVLTVAIACLHKDQSKRPSIMDIVYALCKSEDLGFDISDDGLGSPRVVAR from the exons ATGACACCCCTCAAAATTCATCACTTCCTCCTTCtcatgttcatcttcttcttcttctttttgctcCCATCTTCCCACGCCCAAACGCCACGTCAGATGAACAACACGGGCTTCACGTGCACGGGCACCCGCACCTGCGCCGCCTACGCCTTCTACCGCGCCTCCGCCCCCAACTTCCTGGACCTGGCCGCCGTGGGCGACCTCTTCGAGGTGAGCCGCCAAATGATCGCCACGCCGAGCAACATCTCCTCCGTGTCCTCCGCCCTGGTCGAAGACCAGCCCCTCTTCGTCCCCCTGAGCTGCTCCTGCAATCCTGTGAATGCCACCTTTGGTTCCCTCTCCTACGCCAACATCTCCTACACCATCCAACCCAACGACACCTTCTTCGTCGTCTCCACCTACAAGTTCAACAACCTCACCACCTACCCTTCCGTCGAAACCGTCAACCCTACCTTGGTCGCCACCAACCTCTCCATCGGCCAGGTCACCATCTTCCCTGTCTTCTGCAAATGCCCCGACACCAACAACACCAATTACATGATCTCCTACGTTGTGCAACCCGAGGACAACATCTCCTCCATTGCCTCAGCTTTTGGGGTTCAGGAACAAGCTATAATTGACGTCAACAACGACACGCTATATGACTACGACACCATTTTCATCCCTGTGGAGCAGCTTCCGTCTCTGTCGCAGCCTGCGGTGGCTCCGGCTGCGCCGCCTGGTGGGAATGGGACTGAGAGTGGGAGTGGGAGTGGCAGGGATAGGACGGGAACTGTTAGAGGGTTGGGGATTGGGTTGGGGGTCGTGGGGTTGTTGCTGGTGTTGGTGAGTGGGGTGTGGCTGTGGAGAGAGTTTGTGATGAAGAAGAGGCTGGGAGATGAGGATGAGGATGTGGAGGGAGGGAAGAAGAAGGTGTATTCGGGAGGGAAAGAGGGTCAGAAAGGTGGTTTGGATTTGAAACTGATGGCGAATGTATCGGATTGTTTGGACAAGTATAGGGTTTTTGATATTGAGGAACTGGTGGAGGCCACGGATGGGTTTGATGAAAGGTCCTTGATTGAAGGATCCGTTTACAAAGGGGAGATTGATGGGGAGCTCTTTGCCATCAAGAAGATGAAGTGGAATGCCTATGAGGAACTCAAGATCTTGCAGAAG GTAAACCATGGGAATCTGGTGAAGTTGGAGGGATTCTGCATAGACCAAGAAGAAGCAAACTGCTATCTAGTGTATGAATATGTGGAGAATGGATCTCTATACTCGTGGTTGCATGAGGAGAGAAAGGAAAAGTTGAACTGGAAAACAAGGCTAAGAATAGGCATTGACATTGCCAATGGCCTCCAATACATCCACGAGCACACAAGGCCACGAGTTGTGCACAAAGACATAAAGAGCAGCAACATTCTGTTGGACTACAACAAGAGAGCGAAAATTGCAAATTTTGGGCTTGCAAAGTCTGGAATGAATGCCATCACCATGCACATTGTGGGAACACAGGGCTACATTGCCCCTGAATATCTGGCTGATGGAGTGGTGTCCACAAAGATGGATGTGTTCTCTTTTGGTGTTGTGTTACTTGAACTAATTTCTGGGAAGGAAGCCATTGATAAGGAGGGAAATCTGTTGTGGGCAAGTGCTATGAGAACCTTTGAAGTGGAGAGTGAGCAAGAGAAGGCTAGGAGACTGAGGGAATGGATGGATAAGGACATTTTAAGGGAGACATGCTCAATGGAAAGTTTGATGGGTGTTCTCACTGTTGCAATTGCTTGCTTGCACAAAGACCAGTCAAAGAGGCCAAGCATAATGGACATTGTCTATGCACTCTGTAAAAGTGAAGATTTGGGCTTTGACATCTCAGATGATGGCCTTGGCTCACCACGGGTGGTGGCTAGGTAG
- the LOC114190707 gene encoding photosynthetic NDH subunit of subcomplex B 5, chloroplastic, with translation MAVCSSLSLLPPIPSQPKTFSYSQTPLTKIFTNGNTPTRLFLLKAGFNEIEPDLNEDPRDVYATNGIDADDFEYGIYDGHHTYYEGEEQKRTFWGSIMEEIAAAEPPTGFQGLMSWLFPPAIALGVYFNVPGEYLYIAAGVFVIVFCIIEMDKPDKPHHFEPHIYNMERGARDKLINDYNTMNIWEFNEKYGDLWDTTIQKDDITKR, from the exons ATGGCAGTGTGTTCCTCACTCTCACTTCTTCCTCCCATCCCTTCTCAACCCAAAACATTCTCGTATTCTCAAACACCACTCACCAAGATCTTCACCAACGGTAACACCCCAACAAGGTTGTTCTTGTTGAAAGCTGGTTTCAATGAGATAGAGCCTGACCTCAATGAAGATCCTAGAGACGTATATGCCACAAATGGAATTGATGCT GATGATTTTGAGTATGGAATTTATGATGGTCACCACACTTACTATGAAGGAGAAGAACAGAAAC GAACATTTTGGGGTTCAATTATGGAAGAGATAGCAGCAGCAGAACCCCCCACAGGATTCCAGG GGCTTATGTCATGGCTCTTTCCACCAGCCATTGCTCTTGGAGTGTACTTCAATGTTCCG GGGGAGTACTTGTACATTGCAGCAGGCGTATTTGTAATCGTATTTTGCATTATTGAGATGGATAAACCTGATAAACCCCACCACTTTGAACCTCACATATACAATATGGAAAGAGGAGCTCGAGACAAGTTGATAAATGACTATAATACCATGAACATATGGGAGTTCAATGAAAAATATGGTGACCTGTGGGATACTACTATTCAGAAGGACGACATAACCAAGagataa